From a region of the Sander lucioperca isolate FBNREF2018 chromosome 8, SLUC_FBN_1.2, whole genome shotgun sequence genome:
- the LOC116047584 gene encoding glutamate-rich protein 6-like isoform X1, translating to MASTTNRGLVNKQRTGSSLSSPEYLTIHAFDGRVVTRISVGTQTDWRHEEECSQDYKYPNQETSKAPHNNLGLLFEQSVSKNMKSELEISPDNEVLDSLSKETPQKPAAFQGETEESLTNLDKITSSSGSDSSEESLQTVLNICCLHCQQLKKPPVTSDQIANSVDPKEFFCCEKAWKISQILLKGAAGISNETVTDRDPAMQKDERLKGLEFESFYHQTPKAGLTLTHTHNLFLLFIHATFTYITAHKLVSATLHNRLTEDALTAMKEVSFPEIESVDIENTFSFNGANARQKRTTPLVKHYNSGQTFIVIFPDGTGQVCYPSGRLAILLSASQSADWCCVLVLEDKHLQPCIQAVFTTRGEATCYHNNGSIWVNLTPWGGTYCSDTGDLKKHWGWLDDKDHVHAPPYQPLGLTMSPNLNIRIQSQEHICITFTSSERSVRLNVGTKLKPNQGKGLMLPGPDMLQRYLQQKTAEINVLLQNIQSLITFQKTVSPQKVKTQQSLISQMERQRLPMKRQQSAKKTP from the exons ATGGCTTCGACTACAAATCGTGGACTTGTAAACAAACAGAG AACTGGTTCCAGCTTAAGCTCACCTGAATATCTGACGATCCATGCATTTGATGGGAGAGTCGTCACCAGAATCAGCGTTGGTACACAGACTGACTGGAGACATGAGGAAGAGTGCAGTCAAG ACTATAAATACCCAAACCAAGAAACATCAAAAGCTCCTCACAATAATCTGGGGTTACTATTTGAGCAG AGCGTTTCTAAAAACATGAAGTCTGAGTTGGAGATATCCCCAGATAATGAAGTGTTGGATTCGCTCAGCAAGGAAACTCCCCAAAAACCTGCAGCCTTCCAAGGAGAAACTGAGGAGTCTTTAACTAACCTGGACAAG ATCACATCCTCAAGTGGATCAGACTCATCAGAGGAGTCGCTGCAGACTGTGTTAAACATTTGCTGCTTGCACTGCCAGCAGCTGAAGAAACCCCCAGTGACCAGTGATCAGATAGCAAACAGTGTTGACCCAAAAGAG TTTTTCTGCTGTGAGAAGGCATGGAAGATATCACAGATTTTGCTAAAGGGTGCAGCGGGTATCAGTAACGAAACTGTGACTGATAGGGACCCAGCGATGCAGAAAGATGAAAG GTTGAAAGGTTTGGAATTTGAAAGCTTCTATCATCAGACCCCGAAAGCAggtctcacactcacacacacacacaatcttttCCTCTTGTTCATCCATGCCACCTTTACCTATATTACAGCACACAAACTAGTGTCTGCCACTCTACATAATCGACTCACTGAAGATGCTTTGACTGCCATGAAGGAAGTTTCATTCCCTGAAATAGAAAGTGTGGATATTGAAAACACTTTTTCTTTCAATGGAGCAAATGCTAGACAGAAG AGGACGACACCACTTGTCAAACACTACAACAGTGGTCAAACATTTATTGTGATTTTCCCAGATGGAACTGGGCAGGTGTG CTATCCGTCAGGAAGGCTGGCTATTCTTCTGTCCGCTTCACAGTCTGCTGACTGGTGTTGTGTGCTGGTCCTGGAGGACAAACATCTGCAGCCTTGCATTCAGGCTGTTTTCACCACCAGAGGAGAGGCTACCTGTTATCACAACAATGGCAGCATTTG GGTGAATCTGACTCCATGGGGAGGCACCTACTGCAGTGACACAGgagatttgaagaaacattgGGGCTGGCTGGACGATAAGGATCATGTTCATGCTCCGCCGTACCAGCCCCTTGGCCTGACAATGAGCCCTAACCTCAACATCCGCATCCAATCCCAAGAGCACATCTGCATCACTTTCACCTCCAGCGAACGCAGTGTACGGCTTAATGTAGGGACAAAATTGAAA CCAAATCAAGGAAAAGGTCTAATGCTGCCGGGGCCTGACATGCTTCAGAGGTATCTGCAGCAGAAGACTGCAGAGATCAATGTCCTGCTCCAGAACATCCAGTCCCTCATCACCTTTCAAAAGACTGTCAGTCCACAGAAGGTCAAGACCCAGCAAAGCCTCATCTCACAGATGGAAAGACAGCGGCTGCCAATGAAACGGCAACAGTCTGCCAAGAAGACCCCCTAA
- the LOC116047584 gene encoding glutamate-rich protein 6-like isoform X3, translating into MASTTNRGLVNKQRTGSSLSSPEYLTIHAFDGRVVTRISVGTQTDWRHEEECSQDYKYPNQETSKAPHNNLGLLFEQSVSKNMKSELEISPDNEVLDSLSKETPQKPAAFQGETEESLTNLDKITSSSGSDSSEESLQTVLNICCLHCQQLKKPPVTSDQIANSVDPKEFFCCEKAWKISQILLKGAAGISNETVTDRDPAMQKDERLKAHKLVSATLHNRLTEDALTAMKEVSFPEIESVDIENTFSFNGANARQKRTTPLVKHYNSGQTFIVIFPDGTGQVCYPSGRLAILLSASQSADWCCVLVLEDKHLQPCIQAVFTTRGEATCYHNNGSIWVNLTPWGGTYCSDTGDLKKHWGWLDDKDHVHAPPYQPLGLTMSPNLNIRIQSQEHICITFTSSERSVRLNVGTKLKPNQGKGLMLPGPDMLQRYLQQKTAEINVLLQNIQSLITFQKTVSPQKVKTQQSLISQMERQRLPMKRQQSAKKTP; encoded by the exons ATGGCTTCGACTACAAATCGTGGACTTGTAAACAAACAGAG AACTGGTTCCAGCTTAAGCTCACCTGAATATCTGACGATCCATGCATTTGATGGGAGAGTCGTCACCAGAATCAGCGTTGGTACACAGACTGACTGGAGACATGAGGAAGAGTGCAGTCAAG ACTATAAATACCCAAACCAAGAAACATCAAAAGCTCCTCACAATAATCTGGGGTTACTATTTGAGCAG AGCGTTTCTAAAAACATGAAGTCTGAGTTGGAGATATCCCCAGATAATGAAGTGTTGGATTCGCTCAGCAAGGAAACTCCCCAAAAACCTGCAGCCTTCCAAGGAGAAACTGAGGAGTCTTTAACTAACCTGGACAAG ATCACATCCTCAAGTGGATCAGACTCATCAGAGGAGTCGCTGCAGACTGTGTTAAACATTTGCTGCTTGCACTGCCAGCAGCTGAAGAAACCCCCAGTGACCAGTGATCAGATAGCAAACAGTGTTGACCCAAAAGAG TTTTTCTGCTGTGAGAAGGCATGGAAGATATCACAGATTTTGCTAAAGGGTGCAGCGGGTATCAGTAACGAAACTGTGACTGATAGGGACCCAGCGATGCAGAAAGATGAAAG GTTGAAAG CACACAAACTAGTGTCTGCCACTCTACATAATCGACTCACTGAAGATGCTTTGACTGCCATGAAGGAAGTTTCATTCCCTGAAATAGAAAGTGTGGATATTGAAAACACTTTTTCTTTCAATGGAGCAAATGCTAGACAGAAG AGGACGACACCACTTGTCAAACACTACAACAGTGGTCAAACATTTATTGTGATTTTCCCAGATGGAACTGGGCAGGTGTG CTATCCGTCAGGAAGGCTGGCTATTCTTCTGTCCGCTTCACAGTCTGCTGACTGGTGTTGTGTGCTGGTCCTGGAGGACAAACATCTGCAGCCTTGCATTCAGGCTGTTTTCACCACCAGAGGAGAGGCTACCTGTTATCACAACAATGGCAGCATTTG GGTGAATCTGACTCCATGGGGAGGCACCTACTGCAGTGACACAGgagatttgaagaaacattgGGGCTGGCTGGACGATAAGGATCATGTTCATGCTCCGCCGTACCAGCCCCTTGGCCTGACAATGAGCCCTAACCTCAACATCCGCATCCAATCCCAAGAGCACATCTGCATCACTTTCACCTCCAGCGAACGCAGTGTACGGCTTAATGTAGGGACAAAATTGAAA CCAAATCAAGGAAAAGGTCTAATGCTGCCGGGGCCTGACATGCTTCAGAGGTATCTGCAGCAGAAGACTGCAGAGATCAATGTCCTGCTCCAGAACATCCAGTCCCTCATCACCTTTCAAAAGACTGTCAGTCCACAGAAGGTCAAGACCCAGCAAAGCCTCATCTCACAGATGGAAAGACAGCGGCTGCCAATGAAACGGCAACAGTCTGCCAAGAAGACCCCCTAA
- the LOC116047584 gene encoding glutamate-rich protein 6-like isoform X2 → MASTTNRGLVNKQSLSSPEYLTIHAFDGRVVTRISVGTQTDWRHEEECSQDYKYPNQETSKAPHNNLGLLFEQSVSKNMKSELEISPDNEVLDSLSKETPQKPAAFQGETEESLTNLDKITSSSGSDSSEESLQTVLNICCLHCQQLKKPPVTSDQIANSVDPKEFFCCEKAWKISQILLKGAAGISNETVTDRDPAMQKDERLKGLEFESFYHQTPKAGLTLTHTHNLFLLFIHATFTYITAHKLVSATLHNRLTEDALTAMKEVSFPEIESVDIENTFSFNGANARQKRTTPLVKHYNSGQTFIVIFPDGTGQVCYPSGRLAILLSASQSADWCCVLVLEDKHLQPCIQAVFTTRGEATCYHNNGSIWVNLTPWGGTYCSDTGDLKKHWGWLDDKDHVHAPPYQPLGLTMSPNLNIRIQSQEHICITFTSSERSVRLNVGTKLKPNQGKGLMLPGPDMLQRYLQQKTAEINVLLQNIQSLITFQKTVSPQKVKTQQSLISQMERQRLPMKRQQSAKKTP, encoded by the exons ATGGCTTCGACTACAAATCGTGGACTTGTAAACAAACAGAG CTTAAGCTCACCTGAATATCTGACGATCCATGCATTTGATGGGAGAGTCGTCACCAGAATCAGCGTTGGTACACAGACTGACTGGAGACATGAGGAAGAGTGCAGTCAAG ACTATAAATACCCAAACCAAGAAACATCAAAAGCTCCTCACAATAATCTGGGGTTACTATTTGAGCAG AGCGTTTCTAAAAACATGAAGTCTGAGTTGGAGATATCCCCAGATAATGAAGTGTTGGATTCGCTCAGCAAGGAAACTCCCCAAAAACCTGCAGCCTTCCAAGGAGAAACTGAGGAGTCTTTAACTAACCTGGACAAG ATCACATCCTCAAGTGGATCAGACTCATCAGAGGAGTCGCTGCAGACTGTGTTAAACATTTGCTGCTTGCACTGCCAGCAGCTGAAGAAACCCCCAGTGACCAGTGATCAGATAGCAAACAGTGTTGACCCAAAAGAG TTTTTCTGCTGTGAGAAGGCATGGAAGATATCACAGATTTTGCTAAAGGGTGCAGCGGGTATCAGTAACGAAACTGTGACTGATAGGGACCCAGCGATGCAGAAAGATGAAAG GTTGAAAGGTTTGGAATTTGAAAGCTTCTATCATCAGACCCCGAAAGCAggtctcacactcacacacacacacaatcttttCCTCTTGTTCATCCATGCCACCTTTACCTATATTACAGCACACAAACTAGTGTCTGCCACTCTACATAATCGACTCACTGAAGATGCTTTGACTGCCATGAAGGAAGTTTCATTCCCTGAAATAGAAAGTGTGGATATTGAAAACACTTTTTCTTTCAATGGAGCAAATGCTAGACAGAAG AGGACGACACCACTTGTCAAACACTACAACAGTGGTCAAACATTTATTGTGATTTTCCCAGATGGAACTGGGCAGGTGTG CTATCCGTCAGGAAGGCTGGCTATTCTTCTGTCCGCTTCACAGTCTGCTGACTGGTGTTGTGTGCTGGTCCTGGAGGACAAACATCTGCAGCCTTGCATTCAGGCTGTTTTCACCACCAGAGGAGAGGCTACCTGTTATCACAACAATGGCAGCATTTG GGTGAATCTGACTCCATGGGGAGGCACCTACTGCAGTGACACAGgagatttgaagaaacattgGGGCTGGCTGGACGATAAGGATCATGTTCATGCTCCGCCGTACCAGCCCCTTGGCCTGACAATGAGCCCTAACCTCAACATCCGCATCCAATCCCAAGAGCACATCTGCATCACTTTCACCTCCAGCGAACGCAGTGTACGGCTTAATGTAGGGACAAAATTGAAA CCAAATCAAGGAAAAGGTCTAATGCTGCCGGGGCCTGACATGCTTCAGAGGTATCTGCAGCAGAAGACTGCAGAGATCAATGTCCTGCTCCAGAACATCCAGTCCCTCATCACCTTTCAAAAGACTGTCAGTCCACAGAAGGTCAAGACCCAGCAAAGCCTCATCTCACAGATGGAAAGACAGCGGCTGCCAATGAAACGGCAACAGTCTGCCAAGAAGACCCCCTAA